Proteins from a genomic interval of Phycisphaerae bacterium:
- a CDS encoding MFS transporter, whose amino-acid sequence MPRGPSFPSPSLAERLLANRNFVLLWIAYGVSAFGDHLSEIALLKMQNALEVTDVTRRQAAMLFVFMFPFFLLGPVFGALADRLPRKWIMVFADVIRAVIIFEMVFLLTGIHRWAAPDDPPGAPISIAVAMIPMLMMGLFAAMFSPARLALLPTLIRPNQIVRANAATAGLGMIASIASAVAGGWLVENVGEIWNFRVDALTFVVSALCILFIRPPVIEHSERVTHGAHAIAEGFRYVARHRRVGEIILISAILWAGASIVRSVIPALVKDVFGGTYQDIGYYQGMLGGGLLLGSIVLTLLGDSLKSGLAISWSLKLAGLSGLIIAASVQFKWPQVVCAAAIILLGVFGAGIQVSVNALLQRIVPDYIRGRIFGVHDLCTMSGLLLATGFLSIPNWPEIDRHIAWIAGLTSLALFLTGLWTTLVRLKRGRFGRAITFWKNLNEFYCRFWPRVRREGICTVPAEGPVIVAANHVSTLDPFLLTATSPNRYVSFMIAREFARIPFFSRLVEMVECVPVNRTGSDIASVKAALRHLEQGRCLGIFPEGRIRRPDETIKIREGVGMLALRSGATVVPAYISGVHQPFYLRRTRLLDWISVLMPFLRRHHARVRYGPPVDLSRWHDREKDREAHREAAEHIMERIAALAMDGAPQTGQRP is encoded by the coding sequence ATGCCGCGCGGTCCATCTTTCCCATCTCCATCCCTCGCCGAGCGGCTTCTGGCCAATCGCAACTTCGTTTTGCTCTGGATCGCCTACGGAGTCTCCGCTTTCGGCGACCATCTCTCCGAGATTGCCCTCCTCAAGATGCAGAACGCCCTCGAAGTGACGGATGTCACGCGCCGCCAGGCGGCGATGCTCTTTGTCTTCATGTTCCCCTTCTTTCTCCTGGGCCCCGTCTTTGGAGCCCTTGCTGATCGCCTGCCCCGAAAGTGGATCATGGTCTTCGCGGATGTGATCCGCGCCGTGATTATTTTCGAGATGGTCTTCCTCCTCACCGGCATTCACCGCTGGGCAGCGCCCGACGATCCTCCCGGCGCGCCCATCTCCATCGCGGTGGCCATGATCCCCATGCTGATGATGGGATTGTTCGCGGCGATGTTCTCTCCGGCCCGTCTCGCGCTCCTGCCGACGCTGATTCGACCGAATCAAATCGTCCGCGCCAACGCCGCCACGGCGGGGCTGGGGATGATCGCCAGCATTGCCTCGGCGGTGGCCGGCGGCTGGCTGGTGGAGAATGTCGGCGAGATCTGGAACTTCCGCGTGGACGCCCTCACTTTCGTCGTCAGCGCGCTGTGCATTCTTTTCATCCGACCGCCGGTCATCGAACATAGTGAGCGGGTAACGCACGGCGCCCATGCGATCGCCGAAGGATTCCGCTATGTCGCCCGCCACCGGCGCGTCGGCGAGATCATCCTCATCTCGGCCATCCTGTGGGCAGGGGCCTCCATCGTGCGCAGCGTCATTCCCGCGCTCGTCAAAGACGTGTTCGGCGGTACGTATCAGGACATTGGCTACTACCAGGGCATGCTCGGCGGCGGCCTCCTGCTCGGCTCGATCGTTCTCACTCTCCTCGGCGACTCCCTCAAGAGCGGCCTGGCCATCAGTTGGTCGCTGAAGCTGGCCGGTCTCAGCGGCCTGATCATTGCGGCGAGCGTGCAGTTCAAATGGCCGCAGGTCGTGTGCGCCGCGGCGATCATCCTGCTGGGTGTTTTCGGCGCGGGCATTCAAGTCAGCGTAAACGCCCTCCTACAGCGAATTGTGCCGGACTATATCCGCGGCCGCATCTTCGGCGTCCACGATCTGTGCACCATGAGCGGTCTGCTCCTCGCGACGGGGTTTCTCAGCATCCCCAACTGGCCGGAAATCGATCGCCACATCGCCTGGATCGCCGGCCTCACGTCGCTGGCGCTTTTCTTGACCGGCCTCTGGACGACTCTCGTGCGATTGAAAAGGGGCCGGTTTGGCCGGGCGATCACGTTCTGGAAGAACCTCAACGAGTTCTATTGCCGATTCTGGCCGCGCGTGCGGCGCGAGGGCATTTGCACCGTCCCGGCCGAAGGGCCGGTCATTGTCGCCGCCAATCACGTGTCGACCCTCGACCCGTTTCTGCTCACGGCGACAAGCCCCAATCGTTACGTCAGCTTCATGATCGCGCGGGAATTTGCCCGGATTCCCTTCTTCAGCCGGCTGGTGGAAATGGTGGAATGCGTGCCCGTGAATCGCACCGGCAGCGACATCGCGTCGGTCAAGGCGGCTTTGCGACATCTGGAACAAGGCCGGTGCCTGGGCATTTTCCCCGAGGGCCGGATTCGACGCCCCGATGAGACCATCAAGATTCGCGAAGGCGTCGGCATGCTCGCGCTGCGCAGTGGTGCAACGGTCGTCCCCGCCTACATTTCCGGGGTCCACCAGCCGTTTTACCTCCGGCGTACGCGGCTCCTCGATTGGATCAGCGTCCTCATGCCGTTTCTCCGGCGTCATCACGCGCGGGTTCGCTATGGTCCGCCGGTGGATCTGTCGCGCTGGCATGATCGGGAAAAGGATCGGGAGGCGCACCGCGAGGCGGCCGAGCACATCATGGAAAGGATTGCGGCGTTGGCCATGGACGGTGCGCCGCAAACGGGGCAGCGGCCCTAG
- a CDS encoding proprotein convertase P-domain-containing protein: MRKLWPTFLLGVALYFSADRAVADVIEEFTCAAYGTGCTNVIPAGAPIVTFGAMAPSVITVPNLGADATILDVNVSIKLSHNWRGDVTAYLWAPGTPAQELFSNPGTSQNNANDIDVTLDDEAATNIFLSPCAGAMACVGTFQPETIPLSTLDGKNPSGTWTLGITDGGSNDTGALQAWSIRLTLADGDDDGVQDGEDNCIDTANTNQADGDGDGIGDACDVCPALAGVDQDDPDSDGVGDECDNCPNAANSDQPDPDNDGRGSACDNCPSVANFDQADTDGDAFGDVCDSNPTVFNPDDQGGEPEPGPGTGASCGTCAAGTPLPMLVSVAILPILRRRRR, translated from the coding sequence ATGCGAAAACTTTGGCCGACTTTCTTGTTGGGGGTAGCGTTGTACTTTTCTGCGGACCGAGCCGTCGCCGACGTGATTGAAGAATTCACCTGTGCCGCATATGGAACAGGGTGCACCAATGTGATCCCGGCGGGAGCCCCCATTGTCACATTCGGCGCCATGGCGCCGTCGGTGATCACGGTCCCAAATCTTGGCGCGGATGCAACAATTCTGGACGTCAACGTATCCATCAAGTTAAGTCACAATTGGCGCGGCGATGTGACGGCGTATCTATGGGCGCCCGGAACGCCGGCTCAGGAACTCTTCTCGAATCCGGGGACTTCCCAGAACAACGCCAACGACATCGACGTCACGCTGGACGACGAAGCCGCGACGAACATCTTTTTAAGCCCGTGCGCGGGCGCGATGGCCTGCGTAGGTACGTTTCAGCCCGAAACAATTCCACTCTCGACCCTTGACGGAAAAAATCCGAGCGGTACTTGGACATTGGGTATCACCGACGGCGGCAGCAACGACACGGGTGCGTTACAGGCATGGTCTATCCGCCTGACGCTGGCCGATGGCGACGATGACGGCGTGCAGGACGGCGAAGACAATTGTATTGATACGGCCAATACCAATCAGGCCGACGGTGACGGCGACGGGATTGGCGATGCCTGCGACGTCTGCCCTGCCTTGGCGGGGGTCGATCAGGATGATCCCGACAGCGACGGTGTCGGCGATGAGTGCGACAACTGCCCCAACGCCGCGAACTCAGACCAGCCCGATCCCGACAACGACGGCCGCGGCAGCGCCTGCGACAATTGCCCGTCCGTGGCGAATTTCGATCAGGCCGACACCGACGGCGATGCGTTCGGAGACGTTTGCGATTCCAATCCGACGGTGTTCAACCCGGACGATCAGGGAGGAGAGCCGGAACCGGGGCCGGGAACCGGGGCGTCGTGCGGAACCTGTGCGGCCGGGACACCTCTACCGATGCTTGTGTCAGTTGCGATCTTGCCGATCCTGCGACGTCGCCGACGCTAA